A genome region from Chryseobacterium sp. G0186 includes the following:
- a CDS encoding DUF1573 domain-containing protein, producing MKKLKITAVLAVLAFSPFYANVFSGEALLIVNRVADAIKWKSESIDVGNIPQGKPKIIRFEFTNTSSKPIIIQNVAPSCGCTTADYTKTPIQPGKKGFVEASYNAAAAGPFMKTVNVTTSESKTPKTLSFKGTVTS from the coding sequence ATGAAAAAATTAAAAATCACAGCAGTGTTAGCAGTGTTGGCTTTCTCTCCATTCTATGCAAATGTATTTTCAGGAGAAGCTCTTTTAATCGTAAACAGAGTTGCTGATGCTATCAAATGGAAATCAGAATCAATAGATGTGGGAAATATTCCTCAGGGAAAACCAAAAATCATCAGATTTGAATTTACCAATACAAGTTCAAAACCAATCATCATACAAAATGTAGCCCCTTCATGTGGATGCACAACAGCAGATTATACTAAAACTCCTATCCAGCCTGGGAAAAAGGGATTTGTAGAAGCTAGTTATAATGCCGCAGCCGCAGGTCCGTTTATGAAAACGGTGAATGTTACAACAAGCGAAAGTAAAACCCCTAAAACACTTTCTTTTAAAGGTACAGTTACTTCATAA